A stretch of Lutra lutra chromosome 9, mLutLut1.2, whole genome shotgun sequence DNA encodes these proteins:
- the UBOX5 gene encoding RING finger protein 37 isoform X1 has translation MVINLCLPQFRPRIYCNKISADGYEVENLISEDLTKRSRGFRTEYFIKPPVYVTVSFPFSVEICRINIDLAVGGGQNVTGLEMYTSASSSRASWNAPECRTPGLAEPSIPDKEAFTLVGKVLLKNQSQVVFSHRGFKARPPFGPMEATLPSPAVVTQELWNKGGLSLSHVAHLKICITHVTGSGIPCIKRLEVWGQPAKTCSQEVIDSVLLLASESLPQDLALQAPALPMESDCDPGGPSEGQQAPSSLQELAEVIRDVPEEFLDPITLEIMPCPMLLPSGKVIDQSTLEKCNRSEAVWGRVPSDPFTGVAFTPHSQPLPHPSLKARIDHFLLQHSIPGCHLLGRAQTALAVTPSSIALPSRKRRMEQAERAPDGSLGIDASCFSTTSLLVSPTTSEHTAKKMKAASELGLTHMDCSTGPVSHEQKLSQSLEVALTSTLGSMPSFTARLTRGQLQHLGTRESSTSWRPGSCSAWERPRPRVRLLQKSVFSLLQKGAGVPASLWPPPMPAVPGREAALPAHGLHSLPAAICQPGRAAGPLLSDQPQPEKTHRGESLREWGQESLRSGQIPSTEGPFLPQGLSLCLLPQCSTQARARVWGRRGHSSPAQVAIG, from the exons ATGGTCATCAATCTTTGCCTCCCACAGTTCAGACCAAGAATTTATTGCAACAAG ATATCAGCTGATGGTTACGAAGTAGAAAATCTCATCTCTGAAGACCTCACAAAGAGAAGTCGTGGTTTTAGGACAGAATATTTCATTAAGCCACCAGTCTATGTGACAGTTTCCTTTCCCTTCAGTGTGGAAATCTGTAGGATTAACATAGACCTCGCAGTGGGGGGAGGCCAGAATGTCACAGGCCTGGAAATGTACACATCTGCCTCGTCCAGCAGAGCATCTTGGAATGCCCCCGAGTGCCGGACCCCAGGCCTGGCCGAGCCATCCATCCCGGACAAGGAGGCATTCACCTTGGTAGGCAAAGTCTTACTGAAAAACCAGAGCCAAGTGGTGTTTAGCCACAGGGGCTTCAAGGCCAGGCCACCTTTTGGCCCAATGGAGGCCACACTCCCCTCTCCCGCTGTCGTGACACAGGAGCTCTGGAATAAAGGGGGCCTTTCTCTTAGCCATGTGGCCCATCTCAAGATCTGTATCACCCACGTGACAGGCAGCGGTATCCCTTGCATCAAACGGTTGGAAGTGTGGGGCCAGCCGGCTAAAACCTGCTCTCAGGAGGTGATAGACAGCGTCCTGCTGCTGGCCTCTGAGAGTCTCCCTCAGGACCTCGCTCTGCAGGCCCCAGCCTTGCCCATGGAGAGTGACTGCGATCCTGGAGGCCCGTCTGAGGGCCAGCAGGCCCCCTCCAGCCTGCAGGAGCTTGCTGAGGTGATCCGGGATGTGCCCGAGGAGTTCCTGGATCCCATCACCCTGGAGATCATGCCTTGCCCCATGCTGCTGCCCTCAGGCAAGGTCATTGACCAGAGCACGCTGGAGAAGTGTAACCGCAGCGAAGCCGTGTGGGGCCGCGTGCCCAGCGACCCTTTCACGGGGGTAGCCTTTACCCCACattcccagcccctgcctcacccctccctgAAGGCCCGGATCGACCATTTTCTGCTCCAGCACTCCATCCCTGGCTGCCATCTGCTTGGGAGAGCACAGACTGCATTGGCAGTGACACCGTCTTCCATTGCTCTGCCCTCTCGGAAGAGGAGGATGGAGCAGGCCGAACGCGCCCCAGACGGGAGCCTCGGTATCGACGCTTCCTGTTTTTCTACCACAAGCCTTCTGGTCTCACCCACTACCTCAGAGCACACCgctaagaaaatgaaagctgCCAGTGAGCTGGGCCTGACACATATGGACTGCTCCACAG GTCCAGTGTCCCATGAGCAAAAGCTGTCACAAAGCTTGGAAGTTGCCTTGACGTCGACCCTTGGCTCCATGCCCTCCTTCACGGCTCGGCTGACCAGGGGGCAGCTCCAGCACCTGGGCACAAGAGAAAGCAGCACCTCCTGGAGGCCAGGCTCCTGTTCGG CCTGGGAGCGTCCCAGGCCCCGAGTGCGCCTCCTGCAAAAGAGTGTTTTCTCCCTACTTCAAAAAGGAGCCGGTGTACCAGCTTCCCTGTGGCCACCTCCTATGCCGGCCGTGCCTGGGCGAGAAGCAGCGCTCCCTGCCCATGGCCTGCACAGCCTGCCAGCAGCCATTTGCCAGCCAGGACGTGCTGCGGGTCCACTTCTGAGTGATCAGCCTCAGCCTGAGAAGACCCACCGAGGGGAGTCACTGAGGGAATGGGGTCAAGAATCCCTGAGGTCTGGCCAGATCCCAAGCACAGAGGGGCCCTTTCTTCCCCAGGGGCTTTCCCTTTGTCTCCTTCCACAGTGTAGCACCCAGGCCAGGGCCAGAGTGTGGGGTAGGAGGGGGCACTCTTCTCCTGCTCAAGTGGCAATAGGATAA
- the UBOX5 gene encoding RING finger protein 37 isoform X3, translating into MVINLCLPQFRPRIYCNKISADGYEVENLISEDLTKRSRGFRTEYFIKPPVYVTVSFPFSVEICRINIDLAVGGGQNVTGLEMYTSASSSRASWNAPECRTPGLAEPSIPDKEAFTLVGKVLLKNQSQVVFSHRGFKARPPFGPMEATLPSPAVVTQELWNKGGLSLSHVAHLKICITHVTGSGIPCIKRLEVWGQPAKTCSQEVIDSVLLLASESLPQDLALQAPALPMESDCDPGGPSEGQQAPSSLQELAEVIRDVPEEFLDPITLEIMPCPMLLPSGKVIDQSTLEKCNRSEAVWGRVPSDPFTGVAFTPHSQPLPHPSLKARIDHFLLQHSIPGCHLLGRAQTALAVTPSSIALPSRKRRMEQAERAPDGSLGIDASCFSTTSLLVSPTTSEHTAKKMKAASELGLTHMDCSTEQPGSVPGPECASCKRVFSPYFKKEPVYQLPCGHLLCRPCLGEKQRSLPMACTACQQPFASQDVLRVHF; encoded by the exons ATGGTCATCAATCTTTGCCTCCCACAGTTCAGACCAAGAATTTATTGCAACAAG ATATCAGCTGATGGTTACGAAGTAGAAAATCTCATCTCTGAAGACCTCACAAAGAGAAGTCGTGGTTTTAGGACAGAATATTTCATTAAGCCACCAGTCTATGTGACAGTTTCCTTTCCCTTCAGTGTGGAAATCTGTAGGATTAACATAGACCTCGCAGTGGGGGGAGGCCAGAATGTCACAGGCCTGGAAATGTACACATCTGCCTCGTCCAGCAGAGCATCTTGGAATGCCCCCGAGTGCCGGACCCCAGGCCTGGCCGAGCCATCCATCCCGGACAAGGAGGCATTCACCTTGGTAGGCAAAGTCTTACTGAAAAACCAGAGCCAAGTGGTGTTTAGCCACAGGGGCTTCAAGGCCAGGCCACCTTTTGGCCCAATGGAGGCCACACTCCCCTCTCCCGCTGTCGTGACACAGGAGCTCTGGAATAAAGGGGGCCTTTCTCTTAGCCATGTGGCCCATCTCAAGATCTGTATCACCCACGTGACAGGCAGCGGTATCCCTTGCATCAAACGGTTGGAAGTGTGGGGCCAGCCGGCTAAAACCTGCTCTCAGGAGGTGATAGACAGCGTCCTGCTGCTGGCCTCTGAGAGTCTCCCTCAGGACCTCGCTCTGCAGGCCCCAGCCTTGCCCATGGAGAGTGACTGCGATCCTGGAGGCCCGTCTGAGGGCCAGCAGGCCCCCTCCAGCCTGCAGGAGCTTGCTGAGGTGATCCGGGATGTGCCCGAGGAGTTCCTGGATCCCATCACCCTGGAGATCATGCCTTGCCCCATGCTGCTGCCCTCAGGCAAGGTCATTGACCAGAGCACGCTGGAGAAGTGTAACCGCAGCGAAGCCGTGTGGGGCCGCGTGCCCAGCGACCCTTTCACGGGGGTAGCCTTTACCCCACattcccagcccctgcctcacccctccctgAAGGCCCGGATCGACCATTTTCTGCTCCAGCACTCCATCCCTGGCTGCCATCTGCTTGGGAGAGCACAGACTGCATTGGCAGTGACACCGTCTTCCATTGCTCTGCCCTCTCGGAAGAGGAGGATGGAGCAGGCCGAACGCGCCCCAGACGGGAGCCTCGGTATCGACGCTTCCTGTTTTTCTACCACAAGCCTTCTGGTCTCACCCACTACCTCAGAGCACACCgctaagaaaatgaaagctgCCAGTGAGCTGGGCCTGACACATATGGACTGCTCCACAG AGCAGCCTGGGAGCGTCCCAGGCCCCGAGTGCGCCTCCTGCAAAAGAGTGTTTTCTCCCTACTTCAAAAAGGAGCCGGTGTACCAGCTTCCCTGTGGCCACCTCCTATGCCGGCCGTGCCTGGGCGAGAAGCAGCGCTCCCTGCCCATGGCCTGCACAGCCTGCCAGCAGCCATTTGCCAGCCAGGACGTGCTGCGGGTCCACTTCTGA
- the UBOX5 gene encoding RING finger protein 37 isoform X2: MVINLCLPQFRPRIYCNKISADGYEVENLISEDLTKRSRGFRTEYFIKPPVYVTVSFPFSVEICRINIDLAVGGGQNVTGLEMYTSASSSRASWNAPECRTPGLAEPSIPDKEAFTLVGKVLLKNQSQVVFSHRGFKARPPFGPMEATLPSPAVVTQELWNKGGLSLSHVAHLKICITHVTGSGIPCIKRLEVWGQPAKTCSQEVIDSVLLLASESLPQDLALQAPALPMESDCDPGGPSEGQQAPSSLQELAEVIRDVPEEFLDPITLEIMPCPMLLPSGKVIDQSTLEKCNRSEAVWGRVPSDPFTGVAFTPHSQPLPHPSLKARIDHFLLQHSIPGCHLLGRAQTALAVTPSSIALPSRKRRMEQAERAPDGSLGIDASCFSTTSLLVSPTTSEHTAKKMKAASELGLTHMDCSTGPVSHEQKLSQSLEVALTSTLGSMPSFTARLTRGQLQHLGTRESSTSWRPGSCSEQPGSVPGPECASCKRVFSPYFKKEPVYQLPCGHLLCRPCLGEKQRSLPMACTACQQPFASQDVLRVHF; this comes from the exons ATGGTCATCAATCTTTGCCTCCCACAGTTCAGACCAAGAATTTATTGCAACAAG ATATCAGCTGATGGTTACGAAGTAGAAAATCTCATCTCTGAAGACCTCACAAAGAGAAGTCGTGGTTTTAGGACAGAATATTTCATTAAGCCACCAGTCTATGTGACAGTTTCCTTTCCCTTCAGTGTGGAAATCTGTAGGATTAACATAGACCTCGCAGTGGGGGGAGGCCAGAATGTCACAGGCCTGGAAATGTACACATCTGCCTCGTCCAGCAGAGCATCTTGGAATGCCCCCGAGTGCCGGACCCCAGGCCTGGCCGAGCCATCCATCCCGGACAAGGAGGCATTCACCTTGGTAGGCAAAGTCTTACTGAAAAACCAGAGCCAAGTGGTGTTTAGCCACAGGGGCTTCAAGGCCAGGCCACCTTTTGGCCCAATGGAGGCCACACTCCCCTCTCCCGCTGTCGTGACACAGGAGCTCTGGAATAAAGGGGGCCTTTCTCTTAGCCATGTGGCCCATCTCAAGATCTGTATCACCCACGTGACAGGCAGCGGTATCCCTTGCATCAAACGGTTGGAAGTGTGGGGCCAGCCGGCTAAAACCTGCTCTCAGGAGGTGATAGACAGCGTCCTGCTGCTGGCCTCTGAGAGTCTCCCTCAGGACCTCGCTCTGCAGGCCCCAGCCTTGCCCATGGAGAGTGACTGCGATCCTGGAGGCCCGTCTGAGGGCCAGCAGGCCCCCTCCAGCCTGCAGGAGCTTGCTGAGGTGATCCGGGATGTGCCCGAGGAGTTCCTGGATCCCATCACCCTGGAGATCATGCCTTGCCCCATGCTGCTGCCCTCAGGCAAGGTCATTGACCAGAGCACGCTGGAGAAGTGTAACCGCAGCGAAGCCGTGTGGGGCCGCGTGCCCAGCGACCCTTTCACGGGGGTAGCCTTTACCCCACattcccagcccctgcctcacccctccctgAAGGCCCGGATCGACCATTTTCTGCTCCAGCACTCCATCCCTGGCTGCCATCTGCTTGGGAGAGCACAGACTGCATTGGCAGTGACACCGTCTTCCATTGCTCTGCCCTCTCGGAAGAGGAGGATGGAGCAGGCCGAACGCGCCCCAGACGGGAGCCTCGGTATCGACGCTTCCTGTTTTTCTACCACAAGCCTTCTGGTCTCACCCACTACCTCAGAGCACACCgctaagaaaatgaaagctgCCAGTGAGCTGGGCCTGACACATATGGACTGCTCCACAG GTCCAGTGTCCCATGAGCAAAAGCTGTCACAAAGCTTGGAAGTTGCCTTGACGTCGACCCTTGGCTCCATGCCCTCCTTCACGGCTCGGCTGACCAGGGGGCAGCTCCAGCACCTGGGCACAAGAGAAAGCAGCACCTCCTGGAGGCCAGGCTCCTGTTCGG AGCAGCCTGGGAGCGTCCCAGGCCCCGAGTGCGCCTCCTGCAAAAGAGTGTTTTCTCCCTACTTCAAAAAGGAGCCGGTGTACCAGCTTCCCTGTGGCCACCTCCTATGCCGGCCGTGCCTGGGCGAGAAGCAGCGCTCCCTGCCCATGGCCTGCACAGCCTGCCAGCAGCCATTTGCCAGCCAGGACGTGCTGCGGGTCCACTTCTGA